The Salvia miltiorrhiza cultivar Shanhuang (shh) chromosome 1, IMPLAD_Smil_shh, whole genome shotgun sequence genome has a window encoding:
- the LOC131006272 gene encoding CRS2-associated factor 2, mitochondrial-like — translation MDNICFHLEDKTGGKIIYRYINILLLYRGRNYDPKQRPQIPLMLWKPYAPIYPKLVKNVADGLTFEETKEKRNRGLSSPPLMKLTRNGVYVNVVERVRTAFESDDVVRLDCTHAGSSDCKKIGVKLRDLVPCVPILFKDEQIILWKGKKEGE, via the exons ATGGACAACATTTGCTTCCATCTCGAG GACAAGACTGGGGGAAAGATTATATACCGTTACATAAATATCCTCCTCCTATATCGTGGGCGTAACTATGACCCCAAGCAACGACCGCAGATTCCACTGATGTTGTGGAAGCCTTACGCACCGATATATCCCAAGCTAGTGAAGAATGTGGCTGATGGTCTAACATTTGAAGAAACTAAGGAGAAGCGAAACAGAGGACTTAGTTCTCCCCCTCTAATGAAACTCA CTAGAAATGGCGTGTACGTAAACGTGGTAGAGAGAGTGAGGACAGCATTTGAGAGTGACGATGTCGTGAGATTAGACTGCACTCACGCGGGCTCAAGCGATTGCAAGAAAATTGGTGTCAAACTAAGA GATCTGGTTCCGTGTGTTCCTATCTTGTTCAAAGATGAGCAGATTATACTCTGGAAGGGAAAGAAAGAAGGTGAATGA
- the LOC131006262 gene encoding laccase-15-like → MFFHRKLKVFMLCYLGIIMAPVHALVHHKFEVRRTSHTRLCTTKSMLTVNGQFPGPTIYARRGELVVVDVINRADANITIHWHGVKMPRYPWTDGVNAVTQCPITPGKSFRQRVLLSDEEGTLFWHAHIDWTRATVYGAIIILPPKTHTYPFPKPHAEFPILLGEWWNDDVQQVYEDSTELGIGAKLSDAFLMNGQPGDLYPCSKQDTLKLSVEPGKTYLIRMVNAMMNYIMYFKIKDHNVTVVGMDGAYTKPLNTDHIAIAPGQTIDFLLEANQPPSRYYMAARVYAGPEWKTYIHTTGIVEYVGNYTRPSSLVLPSFPEIDDGVARSTHFSNRLRSLADDNYPIKVPMNITHNMFVTLSINTWPCLTNSCVHVFGLLASMNNVTMLLPKTQNILEAYYKGIRGVFTTNFPAMTPIIFDFTQGYKPGNFAPAHFGTAVYMLDYNSEVEMVLQGTNYGVGDGIDHPMHLHGHSFYVLGSGYGNFDPNTDPPIFNLIDPPLVNTVAVPRSGWSAIRFKANNPGVWFMHCHFERHHSWGMKMAFIVKDGEAPNEKMLPPPPDMPRCEAPPAASTI, encoded by the exons ATGTTTTTTCATAGGAAGCTTAAGGTTTTCATGCTGTGCTACCTTGGTATCATTATGGCTCCAGTCCATGCTTTAGTTCATCATAAGTTTGAA GTGAGAAGAACTTCACACACCAGACTATGCACCACCAAAAGCATGCTAACAGTAAACGGGCAATTCCCAGGGCCAACTATATATGCAAGAAGGGGAGAATTGGTAGTAGTCGATGTTATTAATCGTGCCGATGCAAATATTACTATCCATTG GCATGGAGTAAAAATGCCGAGATATCCATGGACAGATGGCGTCAACGCTGTCACGCAGTGTCCTATTACTCCCGGCAAAAGCTTTCGACAACGAGTTCTGCTCTCCGACGAAGAAGGCACTTTGTTTTGGCACGCCCACATCGATTGGACTCGAGCTACTGTGTATGGAGCCATCATCATTCTACCGCCCAAGACACACACTTATCCTTTCCCTAAGCCTCATGCTGAATTTCCCATCTTACTAG GAGAGTGGTGGAATGATGATGTGCAACAAGTTTACGAGGATTCTACAGAACTAGGAATCGGTGCCAAATTGTCTGATGCTTTCCTCATGAATGGTCAACCTGGCGACCTCTATCCCTGCTCAAAACAAG ATACATTGAAGTTGAGTGTGGAGCCGGGCAAGACTTACCTGATCAGAATGGTTAATGCAATGATGAACTACATTATGTACTTCAAAATCAAGGACCACAACGTGACCGTGGTGGGGATGGACGGCGCCTACACGAAGCCGCTGAACACCGATCACATCGCCATCGCCCCCGGCCAGACCATAGATTTCCTTCTGGAAGCCAACCAGCCGCCCAGCCGTTATTACATGGCCGCCAGAGTATACGCCGGCCCCGAGTGGAAAACTTACATCCACACCACAGGAATCGTGGAGTACGTCGGTAACTACACCCGGCCGTCATCACTGGTGCTTCCATCTTTCCCTGAGATCGACGATGGGGTGGCCAGGTCCACCCATTTCAGCAACAGGCTCAGAAGCCTCGCCGACGACAACTACCCCATCAAAGTTCCTATGAACATCACCCACAACATGTTCGTCACTCTCTCCATCAATACGTGGCCCTGTCTCACAAATTCTTGCGTCCACGTCTTCGGGCTGCTGGCCAGCATGAACAACGTGACTATGTTGTTGCCCAAAACCCAAAATATTCTCGAGGCGTATTACAAAGGGATCAGAGGAGTTTTCACGACCAATTTCCCAGCGATGACACCAATAATATTCGACTTTACGCAAGGTTATAAGCCGGGGAATTTTGCGCCCGCCCATTTCGGAACGGCTGTGTACATGTTGGACTACAACTCGGAAGTCGAGATGGTGCTTCAAGGCACCAACTATGGCGTTGGCGATGGAATCGATCATCCCATGCATTTACATGGACACAGCTTCTATGTTCTCGGATCTGGATACGGGAACTTCGACCCAAACACGGATCCGCCAATCTTTAATCTCATTGACCCGCCGTTGGTGAACACGGTTGCCGTTCCAAGAAGTGGATGGAGCGCTATCAGATTTAAGGCTAACAATCCAG GAGTGTGGTTCATGCACTGTCATTTCGAGCGTCATCACAGTTGGGGAATGAAGATGGCGTTCATCGTTAAGGACGGGGAAGCCCCCAATGAGAAGATGTTGCCTCCGCCCCCAGATATGCCCCGCTGTGAAGCGCCCCCTGCAGCCTCAACAATttag